One part of the Arabidopsis thaliana chromosome 4, partial sequence genome encodes these proteins:
- the BAM2 gene encoding beta-amylase 2 (beta-amylase 2 (BAM2); FUNCTIONS IN: beta-amylase activity; INVOLVED IN: carbohydrate metabolic process, polysaccharide catabolic process; LOCATED IN: chloroplast; EXPRESSED IN: 22 plant structures; EXPRESSED DURING: 13 growth stages; CONTAINS InterPro DOMAIN/s: Glycoside hydrolase, family 14, conserved site (InterPro:IPR018238), Glycoside hydrolase, family 14 (InterPro:IPR001554), Glycoside hydrolase, catalytic core (InterPro:IPR017853), Glycoside hydrolase, family 14B, plant (InterPro:IPR001371), Glycoside hydrolase, subgroup, catalytic core (InterPro:IPR013781); BEST Arabidopsis thaliana protein match is: beta-amylase 7 (TAIR:AT2G45880.1); Has 836 Blast hits to 835 proteins in 165 species: Archae - 0; Bacteria - 84; Metazoa - 0; Fungi - 0; Plants - 686; Viruses - 0; Other Eukaryotes - 66 (source: NCBI BLink).), producing MAIRLNHSVIPVSVKLGAPTRVSARSSLPFSVGDWRGVSTFSGARPLVLAKVKLRAESTEEDRVPIDDDDDSTDQLVDEEIVHFEERDFAGTACVPVYVMLPLGVIDMNSEVVEPEELLDQLRTLKSVNVDGVMVDCWWGIVESHTPQVYNWSGYKKLFQMIRELGLKIQVVMSFHECGGNVGDDVHIQIPEWVREIGQSNPDIYFTDSAGRRNTECLTWGIDKQRVLRGRTALEVYFDYMRSFRVEFDEFFEEKIIPEIEVGLGPCGELRYPSYPAQFGWKYPGIGEFQCYDKYLMNSLKEAAEVRGHSFWGRGPDNTETYNSTPHGTGFFRDGGDYDSYYGRFFLNWYSRVLIDHGDRVLAMANLAFEGTCIAAKLSGIHWWYKTASHAAELTAGFYNSSNRDGYGPIAAMFKKHDAALNFTCVELRTLDQHEDFPEALADPEGLVWQVLNAAWDASIPVASENALPCYDREGYNKILENAKPLTDPDGRHLSCFTYLRLNPTLMESQNFKEFERFLKRMHGEAVPDLGLAPGTQETNPE from the exons aTGGCGATTAGGTTGAATCATAGTGTAATTCCAGTGAGCGTGAAGCTTGGAGCTCCGACGAGAGTATCGGCTCGGAGCTCGTTACCGTTCAGCGTTGGAGATTGGCGTGGTGTTTCTACATTTTCCGGTGCTAGGCCTTTGGTTCTCGCGAAGGTGAAACTGAGAGCAGAGAGTACTGAGGAAGATCGAGTTCCAATTGATGACGACGACGATTCTACTGATCAGCTC gttgatgaagaaattgtGCATTTCGAAGAGCGTGATTTTGCTGGCACAGCGTGTGTTCCTGTATATGTTATGCTACCA CTGGGAGTGATTGATATGAACTCGGAAGTGGTGGAACCGGAGGAGCTTTTGGATCAGTTAAGAACTTTAAAGTCGGTTAATGTTGATGGTGTTATGGTTGACTGCTGGTGGGGAATTGTTGAGTCACATACACCACAGGTTTATAACTGGAGTGGTTACAAGAAACTTTTTCAGATGATTCGTGAGCTTGGACTTAAGATTCAG GTTGTTATGTCGTTTCACGAATGTGGAGGCAATGTTGGAGATGATGTGCATATACAAATCCCTGAGTGGGTGAGAGAAATTGGTCAAAGCAATCCTGACATCTACTTCACTGACAGTGCTGGCAGGCGTAACACTGAATGCCTTACTTGGGGAATTGACAAGCAACGTGTTTTAAGAGGACGGACTGCTCTTGAG GTTTACTTTGATTACATGAGAAGCTTTCGTGTGGAATTTGATGAATTCTTTGAGGAGAAAATCATCCCTGAAATTGAAGTTGGACTAGGTCCATGTGGGGAGCTGAGGTATCCTTCATACCCTGCACAATTTGGGTGGAAATACCCTGGTATTGGTGAATTCCAG TGTtatgataaatatttgatgaatAGCTTAAAGGAGGCTGCAGAAGTAAGAGGCCACAGCTTTTGGGGCAGAGGACCTGATAACACAGAGACTTATAATTCAACACCACATGGGACTGGATTTTTTCGCGATGGAGGCGATTATGACAGCTACTATGGTAGATTCTTTCTTAATTGGTACTCAAGAGTTCTGATTGACCATGGTGATCGTGTTCTTGCTATGGCAAATTTGGCTTTCGAAGGAACTTGCATTGCTGCAAAG CTCTCAGGTATACACTGGTGGTATAAAACAGCTAGTCATGCTGCTGAACTCACTGCTGGCTTCTACAACTCCTCAAACCGTGATGGCTATGGTCCAATAGCTGCAATGTTTAAGAAACATGATGCTGCTCTCAACTTCACATGTGTGGAGTTACGGACACTTGATCAACATGAGGATTTCCCAGAGGCTCTGGCAGATCCAGAAGGTCTAGTTTGGCAG GTGCTGAATGCTGCTTGGGATGCTAGTATACCTGTTGCTAGTGAAAATGCTCTTCCTTGTTATGACAGAGAAGGTTACAACAAGATACTTGAAAACGCAAAGCCCCTTACCGATCCTGATGGTCGCCACCTTTCATGTTTCACTTACCTGAGGCTTAACCCAACTCTGATGGAGTCTCAAAACTTCAAAGAGTTTGAGAGATTCCTCAAACGAATGCATG GTGAAGCCGTTCCGGATCTTGGTTTGGCTCCAGGGACACAAGAGACCAACCCCgagtga
- a CDS encoding Calcium-dependent lipid-binding (CaLB domain) family protein (Calcium-dependent lipid-binding (CaLB domain) family protein; FUNCTIONS IN: molecular_function unknown; INVOLVED IN: biological_process unknown; LOCATED IN: cellular_component unknown; CONTAINS InterPro DOMAIN/s: C2 membrane targeting protein (InterPro:IPR018029), C2 calcium/lipid-binding domain, CaLB (InterPro:IPR008973), C2 calcium-dependent membrane targeting (InterPro:IPR000008); BEST Arabidopsis thaliana protein match is: Calcium-dependent lipid-binding (CaLB domain) family protein (TAIR:AT1G63220.1); Has 30201 Blast hits to 17322 proteins in 780 species: Archae - 12; Bacteria - 1396; Metazoa - 17338; Fungi - 3422; Plants - 5037; Viruses - 0; Other Eukaryotes - 2996 (source: NCBI BLink).), with amino-acid sequence MKRGILEVFLIDAHGITHTNFIGTPVYYVLLQCGTKEYRSKMSKGDNDNALWNQKFVFDFPMSQWKKLTYIKLRILDKELFNDGGFVGETIIHLGGIITEGRDRGYIEIKPAPYNVVLEDDTFKGELKVGLRFIATDKLQRKAWELKMEAKNSEELMISPIQNLMKLPLLRFIAAWARRQCLINAKLLYCFVDYKKCLTPYS; translated from the exons ATGAAGAGAGGGATATTGGAAGTATTTCTCATTGATGCTCATGGaatcacacacacaaattTTATCG GAACTCCTGTGTATTATGTGCTCTTACAATGTGGGACAAAGGAATACCGTAGCAAAATGTCAAAAG GTGATAATGACAATGCATTGTGGAACCAAAAGTTTGTTTTCGATTTCCCGATGTCTCAATGGAAGAAACTGACCTATATCAAATTAAGAATCTTGGACAAAGAGCTCTTCAATGATGGTGGATTTGTCGGTGAAACCAT AATTCATCTCGGAGGCATAATAACCGAAGGGCGTGACAGAGGATACATTGAAATAAAACCAGCTCCATACAATGTTGTTCTTGAGGACGATACTTTTAAAGGTGAACTAAAAGTCGGATTGAGATTCATTGCAACA gaTAAATTGCAGAGGAAAGCATGGGAGCTGAAGATGGAGGCCAAAAACAGTGAAGAACTAATGATTTCTCCAATTCAGAATCTGATGAAACTCCCATTACTAAG GTTTATAGCTGCATGGGCAAGAAGGCAATGTCTCATCAATGCAAAACTACTTTATTGTTTCGTCGACTATAAGAAATGCCTTACTCCTTATTCGTAG
- the ATMYC1 gene encoding basic helix-loop-helix (bHLH) DNA-binding superfamily protein (ATMYC1; FUNCTIONS IN: DNA binding, sequence-specific DNA binding transcription factor activity; INVOLVED IN: regulation of transcription; LOCATED IN: nucleus; EXPRESSED IN: 21 plant structures; EXPRESSED DURING: 12 growth stages; CONTAINS InterPro DOMAIN/s: Helix-loop-helix DNA-binding domain (InterPro:IPR001092), Helix-loop-helix DNA-binding (InterPro:IPR011598); BEST Arabidopsis thaliana protein match is: basic helix-loop-helix (bHLH) DNA-binding superfamily protein (TAIR:AT1G63650.3); Has 1473 Blast hits to 1082 proteins in 120 species: Archae - 0; Bacteria - 0; Metazoa - 3; Fungi - 0; Plants - 1458; Viruses - 0; Other Eukaryotes - 12 (source: NCBI BLink).): MSLTMADGVEAAAGRSKRQNSLLRKQLALAVRSVQWSYAIFWSSSLTQPGVLEWGEGCYNGDMKKRKKSYESHYKYGLQKSKELRKLYLSMLEGDSGTTVSTTHDNLNDDDDNCHSTSMMLSPDDLSDEEWYYLVSMSYVFSPSQCLPGRASATGETIWLCNAQYAENKLFSRSLLARSASIQTVVCFPYLGGVIELGVTELISEDHNLLRNIKSCLMEISAHQDNDDEKKMEIKISEEKHQLPLGISDEDLHYKRTISTVLNYSADRSGKNDKNIRHRQPNIVTSEPGSSFLRWKQCEQQVSGFVQKKKSQNVLRKILHDVPLMHTKRMFPSQNSGLNQDDPSDRRKENEKFSVLRTMVPTVNEVDKESILNNTIKYLQELEARVEELESCMGSVNFVERQRKTTENLNDSVLIEETSGNYDDSTKIDDNSGETEQVTVFRDKTHLRVKLKETEVVIEVRCSYRDYIVADIMETLSNLHMDAFSVRSHTLNKFLTLNLKAKFRGAAVASVGMIKRELRRVIGDLF, from the exons ATGTCTTTGACAATGGCTGATGGTGTAGAAGCTGCAGCAGGAAGaagtaaaagacaaaacagcttattaagaaaacaacttGCTTTAGCTGTAAGAAGTGTTCAATGGAGCTACGCAATCTTCTGGTCGTCTTCACTTACTCAACCTGG ggttttggagtGGGGAGAAGGATGTTACAATGGAgatatgaagaagaggaagaagagttaTGAATCTCATTATAAATATGGGTTGCAAAAAAGCAAGGAGCTTCGGAAACTTTATTTGTCTATGCTTGAAGGAGACAGTGGTACTACTGTTAGTACTACTCATGATAATctcaatgatgatgatgataattgTCACAGTACAAGTATGATGCTGTCACCAGATGACCTCTCTGATGAAGAGTGGTACTATTTAGTCTCCATGTCCTATGTCTTCTCTCCTTCACAATG TTTGCCTGGAAGAGCTTCAGCGACGGGTGAGACCATATGGCTCTGCAACGCTCAATATGCGGAGAACAAGCTCTTCTCTCGTTCTTTGTTAGCAAGA AGCGCATCAATTCAG ACTGTTGTGTGTTTCCCTTACTTGGGCGGAGTCATTGAGCTGGGCGTCACTGAATTG ATTTCAGAAGACCATAACCTGCTTCGAAACATCAAATCTTGCTTGATGGAAATATCTGCACACCAAGACAACGATgacgagaagaagatggagattaAGATCAGTGAAGAGAAGCATCAGCTTCCATTAGGTATTTCTGATGAAGACTTGCATTACAAAAGAACCATTTCAACAGTACTCAACTACTCCGCAGATAGATCAGGTAAGAACGATAAGAACATTCGTCATCGTCAGCCAAATATTGTTACTTCTGAACCTGGCTCAAGTTTCTTGCGGTGGAAGCAATGTGAGCAGCAAGTCTCGGGTTTTGTTCAGAAAAAAAAGTCACAGAATGTGTTGCGGAAGATATTGCATGATGTCCCTTTGATGCACACAAAGAGAATGTTCCCAAGTCAGAACTCTGGTCTGAATCAAGATGATCCTTCagatagaagaaaagagaacgAAAAGTTCAGTGTCCTTAGAACTATGGTTCCCACTGTCAACGAG GTTGATAAAGAATCGATACTAAACAACACAATCAAGTACCTGCAAGAACTGGAGGCAAGAGTAGAAGAGCTAGAATCTTGTATGGGATCAGTTAATTTTGtagaaagacaaagaaagacGACAGAGAACCTTAACGACTCTGTGTTGATCGAAGAGACATCAGGGAACTACGATGATAGCACGAAGATCGATGACAATTCAGGAGAAACCGAACAAGTCACTGTTTTCAGAGATAAGACACATTTGAGAGTTAAACtcaaagaaacagaagttGTGATCGAAGTAAGATGTTCTTACAGAGACTACATAGTTGCGGACATCATGGAAACTCTGAGCAATCTTCACATGGATGCTTTCTCTGTTAGATCTCACACGCTCAATAAGTTCCTCACATTGAATCTCAAGGCCAAG TTTCGCGGGGCTGCAGTTGCGTCCGTAGGAATGATTAAGCGAGAGCTGAGAAGAGTCATTGGTGATTTGTTTTAA
- a CDS encoding Calcium-dependent lipid-binding (CaLB domain) family protein, with product MKRGILEVFLIDAHGITHTNFIGTPVYYVLLQCGTKEYRSKMSKGDNDNALWNQKFVFDFPMSQWKKLTYIKLRILDKELFNDGGFVGETIIHLGGIITEGRDRGYIEIKPAPYNVVLEDDTFKGELKVGLRFIATDKLQRKAWELKMEAKNSEELMISPIQNLMKLPLLRFLLYCFRKTKQYQLKEN from the exons ATGAAGAGAGGGATATTGGAAGTATTTCTCATTGATGCTCATGGaatcacacacacaaattTTATCG GAACTCCTGTGTATTATGTGCTCTTACAATGTGGGACAAAGGAATACCGTAGCAAAATGTCAAAAG GTGATAATGACAATGCATTGTGGAACCAAAAGTTTGTTTTCGATTTCCCGATGTCTCAATGGAAGAAACTGACCTATATCAAATTAAGAATCTTGGACAAAGAGCTCTTCAATGATGGTGGATTTGTCGGTGAAACCAT AATTCATCTCGGAGGCATAATAACCGAAGGGCGTGACAGAGGATACATTGAAATAAAACCAGCTCCATACAATGTTGTTCTTGAGGACGATACTTTTAAAGGTGAACTAAAAGTCGGATTGAGATTCATTGCAACA gaTAAATTGCAGAGGAAAGCATGGGAGCTGAAGATGGAGGCCAAAAACAGTGAAGAACTAATGATTTCTCCAATTCAGAATCTGATGAAACTCCCATTACTAAGGTTTCTGCTCTATTGCTttcggaaaacaaaacaatatcaacTAAAAGAGAACTAA
- the ATMYC1 gene encoding basic helix-loop-helix (bHLH) DNA-binding superfamily protein (ATMYC1; FUNCTIONS IN: DNA binding, sequence-specific DNA binding transcription factor activity; INVOLVED IN: regulation of transcription; LOCATED IN: nucleus; EXPRESSED IN: 21 plant structures; EXPRESSED DURING: 12 growth stages; CONTAINS InterPro DOMAIN/s: Helix-loop-helix DNA-binding domain (InterPro:IPR001092), Helix-loop-helix DNA-binding (InterPro:IPR011598); BEST Arabidopsis thaliana protein match is: basic helix-loop-helix (bHLH) DNA-binding superfamily protein (TAIR:AT1G63650.3); Has 1481 Blast hits to 1090 proteins in 120 species: Archae - 0; Bacteria - 0; Metazoa - 3; Fungi - 0; Plants - 1462; Viruses - 0; Other Eukaryotes - 16 (source: NCBI BLink).), with translation MSLTMADGVEAAAGRSKRQNSLLRKQLALAVRSVQWSYAIFWSSSLTQPGVLEWGEGCYNGDMKKRKKSYESHYKYGLQKSKELRKLYLSMLEGDSGTTVSTTHDNLNDDDDNCHSTSMMLSPDDLSDEEWYYLVSMSYVFSPSQCLPGRASATGETIWLCNAQYAENKLFSRSLLARSASIQTVVCFPYLGGVIELGVTELISEDHNLLRNIKSCLMEISAHQDNDDEKKMEIKISEEKHQLPLGISDEDLHYKRTISTVLNYSADRSGKNDKNIRHRQPNIVTSEPGSSFLRWKQCEQQVSGFVQKKKSQNVLRKILHDVPLMHTKRMFPSQNSGLNQDDPSDRRKENEKFSVLRTMVPTVNEVDKESILNNTIKYLQELEARVEELESCMGSVNFVERQRKTTENLNDSVLIEETSGNYDDSTKIDDNSGETEQVTVFRDKTHLRVKLKETEVVIEVRCSYRDYIVADIMETLSNLHMDAFSVRSHTLNKFLTLNLKAKFRGAAVASVGMIKRELRRVIDFREPICDVPLSLHQVFRVFVCKVCQSLVGIFDNVVSSSSTKPRSILIHNSWAICIFH, from the exons ATGTCTTTGACAATGGCTGATGGTGTAGAAGCTGCAGCAGGAAGaagtaaaagacaaaacagcttattaagaaaacaacttGCTTTAGCTGTAAGAAGTGTTCAATGGAGCTACGCAATCTTCTGGTCGTCTTCACTTACTCAACCTGG ggttttggagtGGGGAGAAGGATGTTACAATGGAgatatgaagaagaggaagaagagttaTGAATCTCATTATAAATATGGGTTGCAAAAAAGCAAGGAGCTTCGGAAACTTTATTTGTCTATGCTTGAAGGAGACAGTGGTACTACTGTTAGTACTACTCATGATAATctcaatgatgatgatgataattgTCACAGTACAAGTATGATGCTGTCACCAGATGACCTCTCTGATGAAGAGTGGTACTATTTAGTCTCCATGTCCTATGTCTTCTCTCCTTCACAATG TTTGCCTGGAAGAGCTTCAGCGACGGGTGAGACCATATGGCTCTGCAACGCTCAATATGCGGAGAACAAGCTCTTCTCTCGTTCTTTGTTAGCAAGA AGCGCATCAATTCAG ACTGTTGTGTGTTTCCCTTACTTGGGCGGAGTCATTGAGCTGGGCGTCACTGAATTG ATTTCAGAAGACCATAACCTGCTTCGAAACATCAAATCTTGCTTGATGGAAATATCTGCACACCAAGACAACGATgacgagaagaagatggagattaAGATCAGTGAAGAGAAGCATCAGCTTCCATTAGGTATTTCTGATGAAGACTTGCATTACAAAAGAACCATTTCAACAGTACTCAACTACTCCGCAGATAGATCAGGTAAGAACGATAAGAACATTCGTCATCGTCAGCCAAATATTGTTACTTCTGAACCTGGCTCAAGTTTCTTGCGGTGGAAGCAATGTGAGCAGCAAGTCTCGGGTTTTGTTCAGAAAAAAAAGTCACAGAATGTGTTGCGGAAGATATTGCATGATGTCCCTTTGATGCACACAAAGAGAATGTTCCCAAGTCAGAACTCTGGTCTGAATCAAGATGATCCTTCagatagaagaaaagagaacgAAAAGTTCAGTGTCCTTAGAACTATGGTTCCCACTGTCAACGAG GTTGATAAAGAATCGATACTAAACAACACAATCAAGTACCTGCAAGAACTGGAGGCAAGAGTAGAAGAGCTAGAATCTTGTATGGGATCAGTTAATTTTGtagaaagacaaagaaagacGACAGAGAACCTTAACGACTCTGTGTTGATCGAAGAGACATCAGGGAACTACGATGATAGCACGAAGATCGATGACAATTCAGGAGAAACCGAACAAGTCACTGTTTTCAGAGATAAGACACATTTGAGAGTTAAACtcaaagaaacagaagttGTGATCGAAGTAAGATGTTCTTACAGAGACTACATAGTTGCGGACATCATGGAAACTCTGAGCAATCTTCACATGGATGCTTTCTCTGTTAGATCTCACACGCTCAATAAGTTCCTCACATTGAATCTCAAGGCCAAG TTTCGCGGGGCTGCAGTTGCGTCCGTAGGAATGATTAAGCGAGAGCTGAGAAGAGTCATTG ACTTTCGTGAACCGATATGCGATGTGCCATTATCTTTACATCAAGTTTTCAGGGTTTTTGTATGTAAAGTTTGCCAAAGTTTGGTTGGAATTTTCGACAACGttgtctcttcctcttctacaAAACCAAGATCTATACTTATTCATAATTCATGGGCGATTTGTATCTTTCATTAA
- the ATMYC1 gene encoding basic helix-loop-helix (bHLH) DNA-binding superfamily protein: MSLTMADGVEAAAGRSKRQNSLLRKQLALAVRSVQWSYAIFWSSSLTQPGVLEWGEGCYNGDMKKRKKSYESHYKYGLQKSKELRKLYLSMLEGDSGTTVSTTHDNLNDDDDNCHSTSMMLSPDDLSDEEWYYLVSMSYVFSPSQCLPGRASATGETIWLCNAQYAENKLFSRSLLARSASIQTVVCFPYLGGVIELGVTELISEDHNLLRNIKSCLMEISAHQDNDDEKKMEIKISEEKHQLPLGISDEDLHYKRTISTVLNYSADRSGKNDKNIRHRQPNIVTSEPGSSFLRWKQCEQQVSGFVQKKKSQNVLRKILHDVPLMHTKRMFPSQNSGLNQDDPSDRRKENEKFSVLRTMVPTVNEVDKESILNNTIKYLQELEARVEELESCMGSVNFVERQRKTTENLNDSVLIEETSGNYDDSTKIDDNSGETEQVTVFRDKTHLRVKLKETEVVIEVRCSYRDYIVADIMETLSNLHMDAFSVRSHTLNKFLTLNLKAKVN, from the exons ATGTCTTTGACAATGGCTGATGGTGTAGAAGCTGCAGCAGGAAGaagtaaaagacaaaacagcttattaagaaaacaacttGCTTTAGCTGTAAGAAGTGTTCAATGGAGCTACGCAATCTTCTGGTCGTCTTCACTTACTCAACCTGG ggttttggagtGGGGAGAAGGATGTTACAATGGAgatatgaagaagaggaagaagagttaTGAATCTCATTATAAATATGGGTTGCAAAAAAGCAAGGAGCTTCGGAAACTTTATTTGTCTATGCTTGAAGGAGACAGTGGTACTACTGTTAGTACTACTCATGATAATctcaatgatgatgatgataattgTCACAGTACAAGTATGATGCTGTCACCAGATGACCTCTCTGATGAAGAGTGGTACTATTTAGTCTCCATGTCCTATGTCTTCTCTCCTTCACAATG TTTGCCTGGAAGAGCTTCAGCGACGGGTGAGACCATATGGCTCTGCAACGCTCAATATGCGGAGAACAAGCTCTTCTCTCGTTCTTTGTTAGCAAGA AGCGCATCAATTCAG ACTGTTGTGTGTTTCCCTTACTTGGGCGGAGTCATTGAGCTGGGCGTCACTGAATTG ATTTCAGAAGACCATAACCTGCTTCGAAACATCAAATCTTGCTTGATGGAAATATCTGCACACCAAGACAACGATgacgagaagaagatggagattaAGATCAGTGAAGAGAAGCATCAGCTTCCATTAGGTATTTCTGATGAAGACTTGCATTACAAAAGAACCATTTCAACAGTACTCAACTACTCCGCAGATAGATCAGGTAAGAACGATAAGAACATTCGTCATCGTCAGCCAAATATTGTTACTTCTGAACCTGGCTCAAGTTTCTTGCGGTGGAAGCAATGTGAGCAGCAAGTCTCGGGTTTTGTTCAGAAAAAAAAGTCACAGAATGTGTTGCGGAAGATATTGCATGATGTCCCTTTGATGCACACAAAGAGAATGTTCCCAAGTCAGAACTCTGGTCTGAATCAAGATGATCCTTCagatagaagaaaagagaacgAAAAGTTCAGTGTCCTTAGAACTATGGTTCCCACTGTCAACGAG GTTGATAAAGAATCGATACTAAACAACACAATCAAGTACCTGCAAGAACTGGAGGCAAGAGTAGAAGAGCTAGAATCTTGTATGGGATCAGTTAATTTTGtagaaagacaaagaaagacGACAGAGAACCTTAACGACTCTGTGTTGATCGAAGAGACATCAGGGAACTACGATGATAGCACGAAGATCGATGACAATTCAGGAGAAACCGAACAAGTCACTGTTTTCAGAGATAAGACACATTTGAGAGTTAAACtcaaagaaacagaagttGTGATCGAAGTAAGATGTTCTTACAGAGACTACATAGTTGCGGACATCATGGAAACTCTGAGCAATCTTCACATGGATGCTTTCTCTGTTAGATCTCACACGCTCAATAAGTTCCTCACATTGAATCTCAAGGCCAAGGTAAATTAA